The following are encoded together in the Oreochromis niloticus isolate F11D_XX linkage group LG12, O_niloticus_UMD_NMBU, whole genome shotgun sequence genome:
- the si:dkey-220o5.5 gene encoding actin filament-associated protein 1-like 2 has product MDKQKVLAKLIWDLQSFLSVLDSETLSYIAQAQKKSISELLSTLQNQDAPVEDAEYMIMSCPSSSPSNELTDTPAKAVRASELVSNQDLSAWLRNGLQGPKVPPHPPGGLGGDDDDEDTYEEAEPYVPADATVSNTEKAESDSSHYESYDEEDDDDGGEELVKDRAHYIQWSASQPCLKPTPESRLCGYLWRRKWLGQWSKELFIIRNDVLLCYKCARDLLPQLELNLRGCQLVYKSKSSRKIQHQLKLLLLGSETLVLGYSTFQQADEWKKVIEEVSIAGETEMHSYSSLNKSDQLLSCRSSIVQSDSDEEKPSARCSLSKNKGFLNVLMNCQWQSLLCRVEAGVLNMFGEEEEAEQGERSPQYTVQLRGCEVKPDTKHCYRITLSMLDDQVAVLEVSSSEEKRRWLKLLQDGTAYYCHHDNKTQEHSGVTLSGLQTRRFPSSNTYMDDPFHLSEPGRDQPIYSNTSVLEHMLHGSQGSIRCSSVSSKGSVTYSNTVLSGHNRKSAEVQRSIQKLELTDRKAVPLRAGSEINLASSAKQNKRTSFRQSLAIYSERAQAGILNPLLRRTASAKNSLRRAPSALFIEHGKVFQRRKEWETKAAA; this is encoded by the exons ATGGACAAACAGAAAG TGCTGGCCAAGCTGATCTGGGATCTGCAGTCCTTCCTGTCTGTTCTGGACTCAGAGACCCTGAGTTACATCGCTCAGGCTCAGAAGAAATCCATCTCAGAGCTGCTGTCCACGCTGCAGAATCAGGACGCTCCAG TGGAAGACGCCGAGTACATGATCATGAGCTGTCCATCATCGTCTCCTAGCAACGAGCTGACAGACACACCTGCGAAAG CTGTCCGGGCCTCTGAGCTGGTCTCAAATCAGGACCTGTCTGCGTGGCTGAGGAACGGG CTGCAGGGCCCCAAGGTGCCGCCCCACCCCCCAGGAGGTCTAGGAGGTGACGATGATGACGAAGATACGTACGAGGAGGCAGAACCTTACGTACCTGCCGACGCCACCGTGTCCAACACTG AGAAGGCGGAGTCAGACAGCAGCCACTACGAGTCCTACGATGAGGAAGACGATGACGATGGGGGGGAGGAGCTTGTGAAGGACAGAGCTCACTACATCCAGTGGAGCGCCTCACAGCCCTGCCTGAAGCCCACGCCAGAGTCCCGCCTCTGCGGGTACCTGTGGAGGAGGAAGTGGCTTGGACAGTGGAGCAAAGAGCTGTTCATCATCAGGAACGACGTGCTGCTG TGTTATAAGTGCGCCCGGGACCTGCTGCCTCAGCTGGAGTTGAACCTGCGCGGCTGTCAGCTCGTCTACAAGTCAAAGAGCAGCAGGAAGATCCAACACCAGctcaaactgctgctgctgggctCGGAGACGCTGGTGCTGGGCTACAGCACCTTCCAGCAGGCCGACGAGTGgaagaag GTGATCGAGGAGGTGAGCATCGCAGGAGAAACGGAGATGCACAGCTACTCGTCTCTGAATAAGTCAGACCAGTTGCTGTCCTGCAGG TCCAGTATAGTCCAGTCTGACTCTGACGAGGAGAAACCTTCAGCTCGCTGCAGCCTCAGCAAGAACAAAG GTTTCCTGAACGTGCTGATGAACTGCCAGTGGCAGAGTTTACTGTGTCGGGTGGAGGCCGGGGTCCTCAACATGTtcggagaggaggaggaggcggagcaGGGGGAGCGCTCGCCTCAGTACACCGTCCAGCTCAGAGGCTGTGAGGTCAAACCCGACACCAAGCACTGCTACAGGATCACACTGAGCATGCTCGATGACCAGGTGGCGGTGCTGGAG gTGAGCAGCTCAGAGGAGAAGCGGCGGTggttgaagctgctgcaggacgGCACTGCGTATTACTGTCACCATGACAACAAAACACAGGAGCACTCAGGTGTAACTCTCAG TGGGCTGCAGACTCGCAGGTTTCCCTCCTCCAACACCTACATGGACGACCCCTTCCACCTGAGCGAGCCGGGCCGAGACCAGCCCATCTACTCCAACACCTCCGTCCTGGAGCACATG CTCCACGGCTCTCAGGGTTCGATTCGCTGCAGCTCGGTGTCATCCAAAGGCTCAGTGACGTACAGCAACACCGTCCTCAGCGGCCACA ACAGGAAGTCGGCCGAAGTGCAGCGAAGCATTCAGAAGCTCGAGCTGACCGACAGGAAGGCGGTGCCGCTGAGGGCGGGGTCAGAGATCAACCTGGCATCCAGCGCAAAGCAAAACAAGCGCACCTCCTTCAGACAGTCCCTGGCCATCTACAGTGAGCGCGCTCAG GCTGGCATCCTGAACCCTCTGCTGCGACGGACGGCTTCAGCTAAAAACTCCCTGAGACGGGCTCCTTCAGCGCTGTTCATCGAACACGGAAAAGTTTTCCAGAGGAGGAAG GAATGGGAAACTAAAGCAGCTGCTTGA
- the LOC100701040 gene encoding dematin isoform X1 has protein sequence MMPKQQLAQTSPGSVLSLRGTSVPGSPAAAIVARVEDGVIGYKDLAALPRDKAILDIERPDLMIYQPHYSYSPLERSLSPRSISPPPSPENLSKETREWVESRSPGGSSPGSTIPSTRTHSTHTPSTPNTPTTPNTHSSGTVKSTVQHFHRPENGTNIYKKPPIYKQDVSSSSVPQGKHIEDLIIESSKFPAAQPPDPNQPSKIETDYWPCPPSLAVIAEKEWKRKEQKVEEEEEEDGELDDELWGLRKLQKQELNKIESNLGKIILKEELEKSAAPLRRKTRSLPERSHNAGSNASRSVYFPASSKSGLSRLRSAEFSSSEKPAAGLQNEDSRMDRGNSLPSMLEHKVYPYEVLVVTHRGRGKLPPGVDRTRLERHLSQEEFFSVFGMSVEEFDRLSLWKRNDLKKKVCLF, from the exons ATGATGCCCAAG cagcAGCTGGCGCAGACGTCCCCGGGGAGTGTGTTGTCGCTCAGAGGCACCAGCGTCCCAGGATCCCCTGCTGCTGCCATCGTG GCCAGAGTGGAGGACGGGGTTATCGGCTATAAGGACTTGGCAGCCTTACCGAGAGACAAAGCCATCCTGGACATCGAGAGACCCGATCTGATGATCTACCAGCCGCACTACAGCTACAGTCCTCTGGAG AGGTCCTTGTCTCCTCGCTCcatctctcctcctccctccccagAG AATCTGTCCAAGGAGACAAGGGAGTGGGTCGAGAGCCGATCACCTGGAGGGTCCTCGCCTGGTTCCACCATCCCGAGCACCAGAACCCACAGCACACACACCCCATCAACGCCAAACACACCAACCACACCCAACACGCACTCGTCTGGTACCGTGAAGAGCACCGTGCAGCATTTCCACAGGCCAG aAAATGGTACCAACATCTACAAGAAGCCTCCCATCTACAAACAGG atgTGTCGTCCTCTTCGGTCCCTCAGGGGAAACACATCGAGGATTTGATCATCGAGTCTTCAAAGTTTCCTGCAGCTCAGCCTCCAGACCCGAACCAGCCCTCCAAGATCGAGACCGACTACTGGCCCTGCCCCCCCTCGCTGGCCGTGATTG CAGAAAAGGAATGGAAGAGGAAGGAGCAGAAAgtcgaggaggaggaggaggaggatggagagCTGGATGATGAGCTGTGGGGACTCAGAAAGCTTCAGAAGCAAGAGCTGAACAAG ATTGAGTCCAATCTGGGCAAAATTATCCTGAAGGAGGAGCTGGAGAAGTCTGCAGCGCCTCTGAGGAGGAAAACACGCTCTTTACCGGAGCGCAGCCACAACGccg GGTCCAACGCCTCCAGGTCCGTGTATTTCCCAGCGTCCTCTAAGAGCGGCCTGTCCAGG ctGCGCTCGGCCGAGTTCAGCTCCTCGGAGAAACCCGCTGCAG GGCTTCAG aACGAGGACTCGAGGATGGACAGAGGGAACTCTCTCCCCAGCATGCTGGAGCACAAG GTTTATCCCTACGAGGTGCTGGTGGTGACTCACAGAGGACGCGGCAAACTGCCCCCCGGTGTGGATCGGACACGGCTGGAG AGGCACCTCTCTCAGGAGGAGTTCTTCAGCGTTTTCGGGATGTCCGTCGAGGAGTTCGATCGCCTCTCCCTCTGGAAGAGGAACGACCTGAAAAAAAAGGTCTGTCTCTTCTGA
- the LOC100701040 gene encoding dematin isoform X2: protein MMPKQLAQTSPGSVLSLRGTSVPGSPAAAIVARVEDGVIGYKDLAALPRDKAILDIERPDLMIYQPHYSYSPLERSLSPRSISPPPSPENLSKETREWVESRSPGGSSPGSTIPSTRTHSTHTPSTPNTPTTPNTHSSGTVKSTVQHFHRPENGTNIYKKPPIYKQDVSSSSVPQGKHIEDLIIESSKFPAAQPPDPNQPSKIETDYWPCPPSLAVIAEKEWKRKEQKVEEEEEEDGELDDELWGLRKLQKQELNKIESNLGKIILKEELEKSAAPLRRKTRSLPERSHNAGSNASRSVYFPASSKSGLSRLRSAEFSSSEKPAAGLQNEDSRMDRGNSLPSMLEHKVYPYEVLVVTHRGRGKLPPGVDRTRLERHLSQEEFFSVFGMSVEEFDRLSLWKRNDLKKKVCLF, encoded by the exons ATGATGCCCAAG cAGCTGGCGCAGACGTCCCCGGGGAGTGTGTTGTCGCTCAGAGGCACCAGCGTCCCAGGATCCCCTGCTGCTGCCATCGTG GCCAGAGTGGAGGACGGGGTTATCGGCTATAAGGACTTGGCAGCCTTACCGAGAGACAAAGCCATCCTGGACATCGAGAGACCCGATCTGATGATCTACCAGCCGCACTACAGCTACAGTCCTCTGGAG AGGTCCTTGTCTCCTCGCTCcatctctcctcctccctccccagAG AATCTGTCCAAGGAGACAAGGGAGTGGGTCGAGAGCCGATCACCTGGAGGGTCCTCGCCTGGTTCCACCATCCCGAGCACCAGAACCCACAGCACACACACCCCATCAACGCCAAACACACCAACCACACCCAACACGCACTCGTCTGGTACCGTGAAGAGCACCGTGCAGCATTTCCACAGGCCAG aAAATGGTACCAACATCTACAAGAAGCCTCCCATCTACAAACAGG atgTGTCGTCCTCTTCGGTCCCTCAGGGGAAACACATCGAGGATTTGATCATCGAGTCTTCAAAGTTTCCTGCAGCTCAGCCTCCAGACCCGAACCAGCCCTCCAAGATCGAGACCGACTACTGGCCCTGCCCCCCCTCGCTGGCCGTGATTG CAGAAAAGGAATGGAAGAGGAAGGAGCAGAAAgtcgaggaggaggaggaggaggatggagagCTGGATGATGAGCTGTGGGGACTCAGAAAGCTTCAGAAGCAAGAGCTGAACAAG ATTGAGTCCAATCTGGGCAAAATTATCCTGAAGGAGGAGCTGGAGAAGTCTGCAGCGCCTCTGAGGAGGAAAACACGCTCTTTACCGGAGCGCAGCCACAACGccg GGTCCAACGCCTCCAGGTCCGTGTATTTCCCAGCGTCCTCTAAGAGCGGCCTGTCCAGG ctGCGCTCGGCCGAGTTCAGCTCCTCGGAGAAACCCGCTGCAG GGCTTCAG aACGAGGACTCGAGGATGGACAGAGGGAACTCTCTCCCCAGCATGCTGGAGCACAAG GTTTATCCCTACGAGGTGCTGGTGGTGACTCACAGAGGACGCGGCAAACTGCCCCCCGGTGTGGATCGGACACGGCTGGAG AGGCACCTCTCTCAGGAGGAGTTCTTCAGCGTTTTCGGGATGTCCGTCGAGGAGTTCGATCGCCTCTCCCTCTGGAAGAGGAACGACCTGAAAAAAAAGGTCTGTCTCTTCTGA
- the LOC100701040 gene encoding dematin isoform X3, with protein sequence MMPKQQLAQTSPGSVLSLRGTSVPGSPAAAIVARVEDGVIGYKDLAALPRDKAILDIERPDLMIYQPHYSYSPLERSLSPRSISPPPSPENLSKETREWVESRSPGGSSPGSTIPSTRTHSTHTPSTPNTPTTPNTHSSGTVKSTVQHFHRPENGTNIYKKPPIYKQDVSSSSVPQGKHIEDLIIESSKFPAAQPPDPNQPSKIETDYWPCPPSLAVIEKEWKRKEQKVEEEEEEDGELDDELWGLRKLQKQELNKIESNLGKIILKEELEKSAAPLRRKTRSLPERSHNAGSNASRSVYFPASSKSGLSRLRSAEFSSSEKPAAGLQNEDSRMDRGNSLPSMLEHKVYPYEVLVVTHRGRGKLPPGVDRTRLERHLSQEEFFSVFGMSVEEFDRLSLWKRNDLKKKVCLF encoded by the exons ATGATGCCCAAG cagcAGCTGGCGCAGACGTCCCCGGGGAGTGTGTTGTCGCTCAGAGGCACCAGCGTCCCAGGATCCCCTGCTGCTGCCATCGTG GCCAGAGTGGAGGACGGGGTTATCGGCTATAAGGACTTGGCAGCCTTACCGAGAGACAAAGCCATCCTGGACATCGAGAGACCCGATCTGATGATCTACCAGCCGCACTACAGCTACAGTCCTCTGGAG AGGTCCTTGTCTCCTCGCTCcatctctcctcctccctccccagAG AATCTGTCCAAGGAGACAAGGGAGTGGGTCGAGAGCCGATCACCTGGAGGGTCCTCGCCTGGTTCCACCATCCCGAGCACCAGAACCCACAGCACACACACCCCATCAACGCCAAACACACCAACCACACCCAACACGCACTCGTCTGGTACCGTGAAGAGCACCGTGCAGCATTTCCACAGGCCAG aAAATGGTACCAACATCTACAAGAAGCCTCCCATCTACAAACAGG atgTGTCGTCCTCTTCGGTCCCTCAGGGGAAACACATCGAGGATTTGATCATCGAGTCTTCAAAGTTTCCTGCAGCTCAGCCTCCAGACCCGAACCAGCCCTCCAAGATCGAGACCGACTACTGGCCCTGCCCCCCCTCGCTGGCCGTGATTG AAAAGGAATGGAAGAGGAAGGAGCAGAAAgtcgaggaggaggaggaggaggatggagagCTGGATGATGAGCTGTGGGGACTCAGAAAGCTTCAGAAGCAAGAGCTGAACAAG ATTGAGTCCAATCTGGGCAAAATTATCCTGAAGGAGGAGCTGGAGAAGTCTGCAGCGCCTCTGAGGAGGAAAACACGCTCTTTACCGGAGCGCAGCCACAACGccg GGTCCAACGCCTCCAGGTCCGTGTATTTCCCAGCGTCCTCTAAGAGCGGCCTGTCCAGG ctGCGCTCGGCCGAGTTCAGCTCCTCGGAGAAACCCGCTGCAG GGCTTCAG aACGAGGACTCGAGGATGGACAGAGGGAACTCTCTCCCCAGCATGCTGGAGCACAAG GTTTATCCCTACGAGGTGCTGGTGGTGACTCACAGAGGACGCGGCAAACTGCCCCCCGGTGTGGATCGGACACGGCTGGAG AGGCACCTCTCTCAGGAGGAGTTCTTCAGCGTTTTCGGGATGTCCGTCGAGGAGTTCGATCGCCTCTCCCTCTGGAAGAGGAACGACCTGAAAAAAAAGGTCTGTCTCTTCTGA